DNA from Apium graveolens cultivar Ventura unplaced genomic scaffold, ASM990537v1 ctg5028, whole genome shotgun sequence:
ataccataaatttcatcaagagtagtttcagtaaggtcatagttgtctcttatggtagtagacttcaaatcccaattctCAAGAAGAGccaaaaggaattttagatttgaatcttcaagatcatattccttgtccaccagtgacagagcattcaagagtttggcaaatctgtcatataaatcggTTAATGACacatcagattttgagtcaaagtgctcatactcctgagtgagtattgtcttcctgttctttttgatggcattagttccctgacatcttgtctccaaagcatcccatatctcctttgcagtcttgcatccaattaccctgtttgacatgacattgtcaattgtactatgcagcaaatgccttacccttgcatcattggcaatagatgagatgtctttagctgtgtaatcacctttctcctttggtatgacCTTTGCTGGTTGAtaagcaactacaacagagagcttggtaggcttatgtggtccatcataaattctatcaaggtattctggatctgtggcttccagaaacatagccatcttcactttccatataggatactcagatgctctcagtatgggaaccctaatagtttAATATCGaatgtgggtttgattgttttgagtttcttgagatttggtgggcttggttggagtttgtgtttcttcagacgtgattgtaaactggatcttaCCGTTTGTATATCAGCAGAGtagctctgatatcacttgttaggtcacacaacaatataggagggggttgaatatagtgtttatacaatcaaatcgatttatcaacacaagtatgtaccagtaatcaagtatattcaatataataaactctgttacaatagaacagttgttctctctcagtgatgaataatatcactaagagctgctagggttacaatgaataatctttttctcgtgaatgataacacatatagtgtaaaccataagctgtgtttatataatatacagttacaagatatcttcaatttgatatggaatataattatgtctcgtaaaatatatcaatcagatattatcttctacaagtcttctagctgtcgaactcttcatgcatatcttctattgttttagtccagatcctctcctgtaaatcagctgcattccttatctgaagtacccgcacttaagtcctgatataaatctcgacggccttaagttctgatattaagttctgacttcattaagttctgatttccagtaagtcctgatattaagatctgaaactaaacacatcagattagttatgacatcataaatatatctaacacaagtCTTCCCAGAAGGTTGGTTTTGCTACAAAACAAATTTAATACTTCAAGACATCCTGATTTTTCTTCGACAATGAATGCAACTCCCTGTTGTAACTTGCGAATTTGTATGTCTGATAGGATCTTTTAACGTCAGATATCGTGAGTATCAAAGAAATAAGATAAAGCGGATCATCTTCAAAAATATAAGATATAGTGCCTGTTTCTCAGTTACAGGCCTAAAGCCAAAATTAAATTTAAGGCCCTAGATTCCAAAAACCAAATTTGAAGATTTCTATTTGACGACTAAAGAACTAATCCACCTTAAAATGTATTGTTAACTTGAGAAGGATCTATTTCATTGTTAAAGAACTCCATGAATGAGCTTGAAAAGGTACTTACTGAAGTAGACGTAGAGCGGCCAAACAGTTCTGATCATATcaatgaaaaatattattttaggtCATCACTCCAGCCTGGAAATTTCCCACTAAGCCTAGTCACACTACAGAGCCTGTCGCAACAACCTAGGTATGTTGATAATTTTTTACTATCCAGTAGGCCTTGGTTGTTAGTATCCAAGACCACGTCCCTATGGCCATTCACAATTGCTCTCCGCAAGCCATAAAAATTTATTTGCAGATGATTCTCCATTCCTCATCTCCAGCATTCCTCCTGATAACTATATCAATCTCTATTAGGTTTCTATTTCAATTTGATAAAAATTGGTCTTGAAGGTTATACTCCTAAAATGTTTCAAAAGTCTCCCACAATAGCCTTAACATATAGCGTATTTCCATATATTTTAGTCTATGCTTTAACAAAAAAGATCTGTAGACACATTTAGGTAGTTCACTATCTCTCCTCCAGATCTGTAGATCATAAGTAACATATACTGCAGATAATAAATAGAATATACTACAGATACTAAATAGCATATGCGAGTAGCTTTCGTGAAAAATAAGCTAATAAGGTAGAAGAAAGTCTATTCTAAATGAACCGATGGACTACACACACATAAATTTCTTTCAATGTTACAATTTAAAGAATACTCGAAGAAGGCATGCCTTGAAACAACATTGCGGTGTTGCAAATAGAAATGCTGATATAGATCTAGAAAGAAGCATTGGTAGTGTCTCTAAAGTCCTACAAGCTGAACGAGCTGTCAGCCAAAGATTTAAGAATCTTGATGGAGGTGGTGGCAGTAGTACTTATATTATTATACCATGTCAAACTGGGAGTTGTGTCAAGAACTTCTCTGAGGGAGGAACTGACagtaaaaaaatgtgaaacataATGCTGAAATCTTTTATTATAAGAGATGAAGAAATATCAAAGCCTGAAGGAGCTCAGGTCAGCGTGTGCTAGGAGTTCTTCTCgaatttttttttctctctcttgGAGATCTTCCCAACACCACTAAGGTGAGCTCCGTTCTTTTTATTAAACAAGTGGGATATATGTCAATCTGAAGTAGAAATGTTAATAAAAAATGAAAGAATATTGTTTCGAGCTTCACTGTGTGTTTTCACTCTGGCCCTAATATTATAGGAGTATACACAAAATATCCTGTAGTTTATACGAGTCAGAAGTTGAGGGTGACATGTAACAAGTAAAGGTTGTATTACAAGATCTAAAGTAATATACATCCTGTAATTCATAATTTTAGCCAGAATCATCAAATGCAATACGCAGTTTACCTTCAAGAAGTAGGCACGGCTTTGAAAACTGCTCTGTTTAACAAATCACTGTTACTGTCTCGGCATTAAATTCTCGTCGGAACTTGAAGCTAAAAGGATTTATGACAGTTATTGCTTCAAGTTAAAAaatactccctctgttttttaTTATATGACGTTTGACTTTTGTGCACACACTTTTAAGTGCTTTGACGTTTGACTTTTGTGCATTCCAGTTGACTTGTTTAAATCCCGCGATTGTAAAAAGGCTCTTGCTATATTTGTAAATTTGACCAAGGTAGAATGATTGCGTGAAATATCTGGCTTCTTTGTTGTCGAGATTGTACAAATACCAACTGTTCTGGTACAGATCAAGTAGGAGATCACAACTATTAAGGTAACCTTGAACAAAGTCAATAGGCAAATTCACATCAATGTTGAAGATTAAAGTCCATGAAGCATCGATTCCACCACCACGAAGACATTCCACATTATCCAACGCCCACAAATTTAACTTATAAATAGGTTGATAATTACTACGCTTATAGATAATGACAGCAATAGAATCCTTGAAGTTGGTGACAAGAGCATGACTATCCATATCATTATAGTTGTTGATGTTACTCATGTTACCATCAAAAGTAGGAACGGTGTAGTTAATACCATTACAAGTATGGACTTCAGTGTGCAAGTCGAAAGTGATGATGCCATAACATGTAGCCCAACAGAGAAGTCCAGTGTTGACAGTAACATGAAATTCACCAAACTTGTAAGGAAGATCAGTAGGTTTATTATCCCCAAGCTTTCGCCATGCATTTGTATTCGAAGAATAGACCTCAAAATAAATTTCTACACAATCTTGGGCATCGTATTTCCGGTGTGAAAATTTCGGTTTCAA
Protein-coding regions in this window:
- the LOC141702412 gene encoding F-box protein At3g07870-like encodes the protein MYLWNPTNLSKRIPSPSFRCDDDALGFGFDEIDNDFKILRVVWRLKPKFSHRKYDAQDCVEIYFEVYSSNTNAWRKLGDNKPTDLPYKFGEFHVTVNTGLLCWATCYGIITFDLHTEVHTCNGINYTVPTFDGNMSNINNYNDMDSHALVTNFKDSIAVIIYKRSNYQPIYKLNLWALDNVECLRGGGIDASWTLIFNIDVNLPIDFVQGYLNSCDLLLDLYQNSCSSLREVLDTTPSLTWYNNISTTATTSIKILKSLADSSFSL